Proteins found in one Dermochelys coriacea isolate rDerCor1 chromosome 17, rDerCor1.pri.v4, whole genome shotgun sequence genomic segment:
- the SBDS gene encoding ribosome maturation protein SBDS, which translates to MTLPDRQCPAPSVRGQPRGCLRGTVHGGAGSGHCFQTAPLPGAGAGGRAGRRGQTPPPPPGCRGAVRAPRPGAVAWRPPAPGKTGPLGRGELTPGARRSNAHARARAHPPPHRALFSLCGRCPGTLDSRAAFPAPDAFRRPLEPPVSGAAPTSQEGAAASASGAALRVDRLPPSSPPPDGPRAPCAAMSIFTPTNQIRLTNVAVVRTRRAGKRFEIACYRNKVMGWRSGAEKDIDEVLQTNTVFVNVSKGQVAKKEDLLKAFGTDDQTEICKMILTKGELQVSDKERHTQLEQMFRDIATIVAEKCVNPETKRPYTVILIERAMKDIHYSVKPNKSTKQQALEVIRQLKETMQIERAHMRLRFILPAKEGKKLKEKLKPLIKVIESEDFDEQLEIVCLIDPGCFREIDELIRCETKGKGSLEVLSLKDVEEGDEKLE; encoded by the exons ATGACACTCCCTGACAGGCAGTGTCCTGCCCCCTCGGTCCGTGGGCAGCCACGGGGCTGCCTCAGGGGAACCGTGCACGGCGGGGCCGGCTCGGGGCACTGCTTTCAAACCGCCCCTCTCCCGGGCgccggggcgggcgggcgggcgggcaggcGCGgtcagacccctccccccccgccagggTGCCGCGGCGCTGTGAGAGCCCCGCGCCCGGGAGCCGTGGCCTGGCGCCCTCCCGCCCCCGGGAAGACCGGGCCCCTGGGAAGGGGGGAACTGACCCCAGGCGCGAGGAGAAGTAACGcgcatgcgcgcgcgcgcgcacacccccccccccaccgcgcgCTCTTCTCCCTGTGCGGCCGCTGCCCCGGAACCCTTGATTCGCGGGCTGCGTTTCCCGCCCCGGACGCCTTTCGGCGGCCCCTCGAGCCGCCTGTTTCCGGAGCTGCGCCGACGTCCCAAGAGGGGGCGGCAGCTAGCGCTAGTGGCGCAGCGCTGCGGGTTGACAGGCTTCCACCCTCGTCTCCGCCGCCTGACGGGCCCCGGGCTCCCTGCGCCGCCATGTCCATCTTCACCCCCACCAACCAGATCCGCCTCACCAACGTGGCCGTGGTGCGCACCCGGCGCGCCGGGAAGCGCTTCGAGATCGCCTGCTACCGCAACAAAGTCATGGGCTGGCGGAGCGGGGC TGAAAAAGACATTGATGAAGTTCTACAGACCAACACGGTATTTGTAAACGTCTCTAAAGGTCAAGTTGCAAAGAAGGAAGATCTCCTCAAAGCTTTTGGAACTGATGACCAAACAGAAATCTGCAAGATG ATTTTAACAAAAGGGGAGTTGCAGGTATCTGACAAAGAGCGACACACACAATTGGAGCAGATGTTTAGAGATATTGCAACTATTGTTGCTGAGAAATGTGTGAATCCTGAAACAAAGAGGCCATACACAGTAATCCTTATTGAAAGAGCCATGAAGGATATCCACTATTCTGTTAAACCAAACAAGAGTACCAAACAGCAG GCTTTGGAAGTGATCAGACAGTTAAAGGAGACTATGCAGATTGAGCGGGCTCACATGAGGCTGCGGTTTATTCTCCCAGCAAAAGAGGGCAAGAAGCTAAAAGAGAAACTCAAACCACTGATCAAAGTTATAGAGAGTGAAGACTTCGATGAGCAGTTAGAAATT gtgtGCCTCATTGACCCAGGCTGCTTCAGGGAGATAGATGAACTGATCCGGTGTGAGACTAAAGGGAAAGGCTCGCTCGAAGTACTCAGTTTGAAAGATGTGGAAGAAGGAGATGAAAAGCTTGAATAA